The following coding sequences lie in one Lolium perenne isolate Kyuss_39 chromosome 2, Kyuss_2.0, whole genome shotgun sequence genomic window:
- the LOC127331152 gene encoding L-gulonolactone oxidase 3, translating into MMAAGTLLLLLALCSLAPAALSVPPRPPVRCGGSGGGCVLTNAYAAWSSDRADCPVAAVAYPASEQELVAAVARASAGGLRVKAVSGFAHTIPKLACPGGGIGANNTSTLLISTARYAGVAVDAAARTVTADAGAPLRAVIDAAEAAGLSLPASPYWEGVSVAGVISTGSHGSSWWGRGGAVHDHVVGLTIVVPAGLNQGWARVLPLAKGDALFPAALVSLGLLGVVSKVTLALEPRFKRSITYDYRDDSTFQDDFADHAARHEFADIAWYPSQHQAVYRIDDRAPLNATGDGANDFIGFQSTLIAVSAGIRALETSLEKSRNAEGKCTMAKSEIAAKRLIGSGLRNSQHAQLFTGYPVVGFQGKMQTSGSCAHSPAYNLLAACAWDPRYKGLFFYESTAVFSPARFRSFILDVKRLRDLVGADHMCGVDVYNGLLVRFVKRSEAFLGQPEDSVVVDFNYYRASDPAAARLDQDVWEEVEQMAFVKHGARPHWAKNRMVAFRGVQGKYPGWARFVAAKRQLDPRGLFDSPWSDEVVGNGLSAGDGDGCALDGQCVCSEDRHCSPVQGYYCREGRVYTEARVCRYSASSLHLNV; encoded by the exons ATGATGGCCGCCGGTACACTTCTCCTCCTGCTGGCGCTCTGCTCCCTGGCCCCGGCGGCGCTGTCCGTGCCACCGCGGCCGCCGGTGCGCTGCGGCGGATCGGGCGGCGGCTGCGTGCTCACCAACGCCTACGCCGCCTGGTCCAGCGACCGCGCGGACTGCCCCGTGGCGGCCGTGGCCTACCCGGCGTCCGAGCAAGAACTCGTGGCCGCCGTCGCGCGCGCCAGCGCCGGCGGCCTGCGGGTCAAGGCCGTCAGCGGCTTCGCGCACACCATCCCCAAGCTGGCCTGCCCCGGCGGCGGGATCGGCGCGAACAACACCAGCACCCTGCTGATAAGCACGGCGAGGTACGCCGGCGTGGCGGTGGACGCGGCGGCAAGGACGGTGACCGCGGACGCCGGCGCGCCGCTCCGGGCCGTGATCGACGCGGCCGAGGCCGCCGGGCTGAGCCTGCCGGCGTCGCCGTACTGGGAGGGGGTCAGCGTCGCCGGGGTCATCAGCACGGGCTCCCACGGCAGCTCGTGGTGGGGCCGGGGCGGCGCCGTCCACGACCACGTCGTGGGCCTCACCATTGTCGTGCCCGCCGGGCTGAACCAGGGCTGGGCCAGGGTCCTGCCGCTCGCCAAAGGTGACGCGCTCTTCCCCGCCGCGCTCGTCTCCCTCGGCCTGCTCGGCGTCGTCTCCAAG GTGACACTGGCGCTAGAGCCGCGGTTCAAGAGAAGCATCACCTACGATTACAGAGACGACTCCACGTTCCAGGACGACTTCGCTGATCACGCCGCGCGCCACGAGTTCGCCGACATCGCGTGGTACCCGTCCCAGCACCAGGCGGTGTACAGGATCGACGACCGCGCGCCACTCAACGCCACGGGCGACGGCGCCAATGACTTCATCGGCTTCCAGTCCACACTCATCGCCGTTTCCGCGGGGATAAGAGCACTCGAAACTTcactggagaagtcgaggaatgcCGAGGGCAAGTGCACGATGGCCAAGTCGGAGATCGCGGCGAAGCGGCTCATCGGCAGCGGGCTGCGCAACAGCCAACACGCCCAGTTGTTCACCGGCTATCCCGTCGTGGGGTTCCAGGGGAAGATGCAAACGTCGGGCTCCTGCGCACACTCGCCGGCGTACAACCTGCTCGCCGCGTGCGCGTGGGACCCCAGGTATAAGGGCCTCTTCTTCTACGAGAGCACGGCCGTCTTCTCCCCGGCGCGGTTCCGGTCCTTCATCCTCGACGTGAAGCGGCTCCGGGACCTCGTCGGCGCGGACCACATGTGCGGCGTGGACGTCTACAACGGCCTCCTGGTCCGGTTCGTGAAGCGGTCGGAGGCGTTTCTAGGGCAGCCAGAGGACTCCGTGGTGGTGGACTTCAACTACTACCGCGCGTCGgacccggcggcggcgcggctggACCAGGACGTGTGGGAGGAGGTGGAGCAGATGGCGTTCGTCAAGCACGGCGCGCGCCCGCACTGGGCCAAGAACAGGATGGTGGCATTCCGTGGCGTGCAGGGGAAGTACCCGGGATGGGCAAGGTTCGTCGCGGCGAAGCGGCAGCTGGACCCACGAGGGTTGTTCGATAGCCCGTGGTCCGACGAGGTTGTAGGCAATGGCCTTAgcgccggcgacggcgacgggTGCGCGCTGGACGGGCAGTGCGTGTGCTCCGAGGACAGGCACTGCAGCCCGGTGCAAGGGTACTACTGCAGAGAGGGACGTGTGTACACGGAGGCCAGGGTATGCAGATACTCCGCTTCATCTTTACACCTTAATGTATGA
- the LOC127331153 gene encoding wall-associated receptor kinase 2-like, which translates to MTQAIFFRAMLYMALLATVLSGASPPTAAAASRRNCPDKCGNVTVPYPFGIGTGCSLPNFRLDCKEGVLLRGNIRVDNITLEPAQMVAYLILTYKCVAPAGANPRTQDMNFNLTGGPFLISQEENVFTAIGCSLVARLRGRTTDSTDSTDHYLTGCITTCTSVNLNDTTKDGAPCSGQGCCQTSIAAGLTHVSSRWNQDEKANNTVPNNICQYAFVAQKGWYNFNKTDLVGSNFAKKCGEGMVVPLVLDWAIRNGNCPSPPDDGNNYGACISAHSRCVNASNGPGYFCRCNDGYDGTPYEENGCTNINECKLSNYSCRGGTCHDKEGGYECKCNFGRRGDGKSDHGCERILSSAAMAVIVCPLLLAQNGINSHATYLFTGTTGAISISTVLIIFILMHHEKRRLRDRFKRNGGQLLESMKIEIFRKEELDKITKNYRTIIGRGAFGEVYKGTTSEHVQVAVKRSIAMNKDRQNDFANEIQIQAQISHKYVVQLLGCCLETEVPMLVYEFVPRGSLYDVLHGKNNNGRKEPLSLQARLDIAISSADALAYMHSQASQKILHGDVKSGNILLDDEFLPKVSDFGTSRLMSIEKDHTDWVVGDSSYIDPVYMKTGLLTEKSDVYSFGIVLLELITRKKARYDGNRSLPLNYVKASADGSTVQMYDTEILSSGEDMKCLGEVGLIAMHCLEADVNDRPTMTEVAEKIKRCKSRWSQSHWHGKTNEI; encoded by the exons ATGACTCAAGCTATATTCTTCCGAGCTATGCTCTACATGGCGCTCCTCGCCACCGTCCTGTCCGGCGCCTCGCCGCCGACAGCGGCGGCGGCCTCGCGGCGCAACTGCCCCGACAAGTGTGGGAACGTAACAGTTCCCTACCCGTTCGGCATCGGCACCGGCTGTTCGCTGCCCAACTTCCGCCTCGATTGCAAGGAGGGGGTACTGCTCAGGGGCAACATCAGAGTCGACAACATAACGTTGGAGCCGGCGCAGATGGTCGCCTACCTCATATTAACATACAAGTGCGTCGCGCCGGCCGGTGCCAACCCACGGACACAGGACATGAACTTCAACTTGACCGGTGGCCCGTTCCTTATCTCCCAGGAGGAGAACGTTTTCACGGCCATCGGCTGCAGTTTGGTGGCCAGGCTCAGGGGCCGAACCACCGACTCCACCGACTCCACCGACCACTACCTCACGGGCTGCATCACGACTTGCACCAGCGTCAACCTGAACGATACCACCAAAGATGGTGCTCCGTGCAGTGGCCAAGGCTGCTGCCAAACCTCTATAGCTGCCGGCCTCACCCATGTATCATCACGCTGGAACCAGGATGAGAAGGCCAACAACACTGTGCCGAACAACATATGCCAATATGCATTCGTTGCCCAGAAAGGCTG GTACAATTTTAATAAAACAGACCTTGTCGGTAGCAATTTTGCCAAAAAATGTGGCGAGGGCATGGTCGTCCCGCTTGTTCTTGACTGGGCTATTAGGAACGGAAATTGTCCGTCGCCACCAGACGATGGCAACAACTATGGAGCCTGCATTAGTGCCCACAGCCGCTGCGTTAATGCCAGCAATGGCCCAGGATATTTTTGTCGATGCAATGATGGATATGACGGTACTCCCTACGAAGAAAACGGCTGCACAA ATATTAATGAATGTAAGCTATCAAATTATTCTTGTCGTGGAGGGACATGTCATGACAAAGAAGGTGGTTATGAGTGTAAATGCAATTTTGGTCGAAGAGGTGATGGTAAAAGTGACCATGGTTGTGAACGCATATTATCATCAGCGGCAATGGCAGTGATAG TTTGTCCTCTTCTGCTTGCACAAAATGGCATTAACTCACATGCTACATATTTGTTCACAGGAACCACCGGTGCCATCTCCATATCAACAGTGCTAATAATATTCATACTCATGCATCATGAGAAGAGAAGGCTTAGGGATCGTTTCAAAAGAAACGGTGGTCAATTACTCGAAAGCATGAAGATCGAGATTTTCAGGAAGGAGGAGCTAGACAAAATAACCAAGAATTATAGAACTATCATTGGAAGAGGTGCCTTTGGTGAGGTCTACAAGGGAACTACCAGTGAGCACGTGCAAGTCGCAGTCAAACGCTCCATCGCAATGAACAAGGATCGCCAGAATGACTTCGCGAATGAGATTCAAATCCAAGCACAAATAAGCCACAAGTATGTGGTCCAACTCTTGGGATGTTGCCTAGAGACAGAAGTTCCTATGTTAGTTTATGAGTTTGTCCCGAGGGGGAGCCTCTACGATGTACTCCACGGCAAGAACAACAATGGACGAAAAGAACCTCTCTCATTGCAAGCACGCCTCGACATCGCCATATCCTCTGCGGATGCCCTCGCATACATGCATTCGCAGGCGAGCCAGAAGATCCTGCATGGAGACGTGAAGTCCGGCAACATTCTCCTCGACGATGAGTTTCTGCCCAAGGTGTCGGACTTTGGGACTTCGAGACTCATGTCCATCGAAAAGGATCACACCGACTGGGTAGTCGGGGATAGCAGCTACATAGATCCCGTATACATGAAGACCGGGCTTCTCACGGAGAAGAGCGACGTGTACAGCTTCGGCATCGTGTTATTGGAGCTCATCACCCGGAAGAAGGCTAGGTATGACGGGAACAGAAGCCTTCCGCTGAACTATGTCAAGGCTTCCGCGGACGGGTCTACTGTACAGATGTATGATACAGAGATTTTGTCTAGTGGGGAGGACATGAAGTGCCTCGGCGAGGTTGGCCTGATCGCCATGCATTGTCTCGAAGCTGATGTGAATGACAGACCAACTATGACTGAAGTCGCGGAGAAAATCAAAAGGTGCAAGAGCCGGTGGTCGCAAAGCCATTGGCATGGGAAGACCAACGAGATCTAG